The Podospora bellae-mahoneyi strain CBS 112042 chromosome 7, whole genome shotgun sequence genomic sequence GCCCATTGAGAGTAATATACAAGTTTACGGATACAGTTAAAGCGCTTCTCTCTTCCTGCTTTGGacatcccatccatcaagcacccaccccttctccccaatATCTCACTGTGTACTTTCTATAACGCATCTCAACTCCCCAACTTCCCTCCACTCATCTCGTGTAGAAGTGCCAAAGCCTTAGGTAGAACAAATTTCCGCTACTGTCATGTTTTGTTGGAGCCCAATCCAGACCTGAAGTTTTGATtcgaaagagaagaaaaacagCCTCTCCCGTTTCCTTATTCAGTTTCAATTGCGCCCCAACACCTTGCCGTGTGATAAAAGCCAAAATCCACccaaaaagagagaaagaaaaacgaaCGAAATCAATATCATCCACTGGTCCTATCCTGGGactcatcgtcgtcgtcttcttcatctaCCTTTGTAGACTTCAATAAAGCCGCAGCCTCGCCTACTTCCATATCGTGTAGTCGTTTCTTCTGCTCCTGTTCCTTGATGATTTCTGTCTGCTTTCGCGCCCCATTCAAGTGCGGCGTTGACGAGACAGCCTCCACCTCGaagtcgtcgtcatcgtccccGCTATCATCATTGTTATCGTCGTCCTcattgtcgtcgttgtcacTTTCGTTGACCGGTGCTGCTGGGCTTGGTGAAATCGACGCAGTTCCGGCAGACGAAGGGGTGGCTAGCGCCGACGGGGATGATCGGCGAGAGTTGGACCCCTTGGGGTTGTACGGCTTTATCGTGGGGTCGAACCTGGCCGGCAGGCCAATGGCTGCTGCCACCCGGTGGGCTTCCTCGTCGGCCGAGAtggccttctccagctcgtAGATACTGCTCGTCTCGCTATCCGCCTCGTGTTTTCCAGAGTTATAAGCCAGCATCTGCGCATAGCTCTGTCGACTCGGGTCGTGGGAccgcttctccttcttcttggctcGTTTTTCATCGGGCCTAACCACCACAACCGGAATAGGGATGTACTGAAGGCAGTATTTGGAGAAAGAGTTGCGCGTATTGACCAGACCCTGAATACCACCCATCGAGCGGCCCTTGGtgccaaccaccaacatggAGGGGTTGTACATGCTAAGCTGGGGGGGTTTAGGTTAGCATTCGTGCCCGCACCGTGGGAAGAAAAACATGTATACGTACTAGCTGCTGGAAAGTGTCGTGGAGCTTGCCTACAGCATATTCGAGGACCAGTTTGATGGCCCTGTTGTGTTCGTTCTTTTCCTGAATCGATTGGAGTAGCTTTTCCGCGTCTTCCTTGTAGTTCTTGTCGACCCGAAAGGGggtttccaccaccctcacacaGATCACCTCATCGCCGTCGTCCACCATGTTGGTGAGCAACCAGACCAGCGCATAGTCGGAATAGGAGTGCTCATCAAGGCCAACCATAAAGGTGCGGGACCGGCGTGATGCTTGGTAGCCGTCATGTTTGGCGTGAAGTGTCAATGACGCTGGATTGTTCTTTGTCGCTTCGCCGACCGGAAGGTTGTCAAAACCGACATGCGATCGAAATCTGTGGGGCGCAGGGCTTTCTGTTAGCATCGCCATGAGACGTTGGGTGTCTTCTCAGCCAGACAATTGGTAAGAAAAGTGGCCAGGAAACCAGTCCGGAGTAAGAAGGATAATGGTGCAACCGGGGGCAACTAAAAGGGCAAATAGGTGCAGGGATGACGGAGGCAACATATATCGTCGAATAAGGCCACTGGGCTTCTAGGAGGCTCGACAGGAACAAGCTTAGTACCGTTAAGTATCTGGAGGGCCGGGGAAGGGAGAATGACGCAGGGAAAACGTGACGCATGTACATCACAGCCACAGCCCAGAAAAACACATGCGCAAAagtgagaagagagagaatgGCAGACCCCTCACTTGACACGCTGCTCGGCTAACGGGATCTGGGCTGGAGGCATGACATCTGTCGAGCGAGCCCGCCGTCTAGCGAGTGATTTGGTGGGGTGGCGGGGTTCTAGTGGTTGACTTTGAGGTGGGCTTCATCCATCGGcgccttttttttccatgATAGTCTGCTGAGCGATGATGCGAGCCAAGTATCCCCAAGAAAATTGCGCCCGCggcttgctgctggtatAACCTCCCGTTTGTCCTGCCACCACGCACCGAACCAGCTCgccagcatcatcatgatcAGCGTATTCTTCTCTCCTTGTGCCACGCGATATCCTCCAGACGACGTTTGGTAATGGGATCAGAGGTTCACACACAGCTCCAAGGCCGGGGGATATGCAATCATCCGGAAACAAGAGCTATCCCCGTCCAAAAAAAGGACCACTTGGACCCATGTGCACAAGCAAAGGTTGCGCGTGTACCTCGACTCAGCCGAACGGATCGATCTGCACCACACCGAAATGGGGGTCGGAAGGGGTCAGGTACACATGCAGGTAGGGTCAGACTTACTTCACAGGTTCGGGCGACGCCTCCCGGAGTCTCGTTTTTATATCGGTTTTCCGGTGCGCGCCTTGCGGGAGGCTTGGATTTCGAGGAGGGCGGAATGTGACAGAGGCCGTCGAGGATTTTCTAGATGCGACGCCCGGCCGGTTGCTGCTAGCATTCGAGGCTTGTCGCAAATCATCCACACCGTCCTCTGCTGAGTTGGACGACGACGTAAAGGTATTGGTACTAGCGCCCGATGACGCCGTCACCAGTGGTGGGAACGGTATGGTTGCGCCGGGCGATGTCTGAGGAGACTGCGGGGGGCTTATGTTGGCGGCGAAATAGTCGGTGGGAGCTTtagaggtggtggtagtggttgtggttgtgcgCGGCGAGACATCCGAGTCGGGGCTCTTCGCCgccttggaggaggagatcaatCCGGCAACATTTTTTTTGAATGTTTTACCGGCCATCGTAGGTCGgatatgtgtgtgtgggagAGTCAGGGTAGACAGGTGCTATGCCAGTGCTTGAGCGGCCTCACGGAGAGGCCAGCAGAGGCtatccaacaacaacaacttgcATAGAGCTGTTGGAAAACTCGGTTGGTGAGATGTTCCCACTTGGACTGGTGCTGCTGACGGCACCAGGCAAGCAACGGGAACTTGCTTccaggaggtggtgaagaaggtgcTTGCTCGGTGAGCTTCGTCGCAAATGGCGTCGAGTTGATTTGTTGCGATTTTAAACTGTGGCTACTGGGTCTCGTCCCGGCAAAGGTTTTGACAATGGATGTGTGTTATGCTGAACTTGCTGATGGATGAGAATATGAACAATTTGAATGTATGTCGATGTTGCctgttggagggggaaagcTCTCTCAGATGGTTCGCAAACGGAAACTGCACTGGTTCAAGCAGAGCTAGGTGGTCGAGCAGGTGGGGCACTGGAGGGTACTTTGAGGAGTCTCGGTCGTTCTGCTTCTCTTGTCACGCAGCCACACGATACTCACTCGGTACCGTGATGCAATGTATGCAACGGTTTTATGTGGAGCAGTAAAAGGAGATGGCACGAGGCGGGCGAGGTTTgggaaggaagaaaagggaatgTCAGAAGAGGCCAAGCTGTGGATGGCACCCTAGTGGTTAGATATCTGATCCCGTCTTAAGAGCGTGAGAGCCAGACAGAGCCGGACCCCAAGTCACCACCGCTtccatttttttcttttgtcttggCGGGTGGGCTGTTTCCTGGCTGTCCAATCTGACAAGGGTATGAAGGGTCCAGGAAGTGCCAGGGAAGGGAAGTCGGTACGGCATGGAGAGGCAAGACCGTTAATCTTGCTAGCGGCCTTGCGTTGTCCATCACGGTGCAGCTTTGGTGCAGCTTTGATAAATCTGGATCACCAGACGGCTATTCGGCCACCCTGTCCCTAGCCAAGCTGGTCTAGCACTGTCCCGGTAGCGTCGAGACTACCACGGCCTGGACCTGGACCTTGACGCGGGGCACTGCGAGTGACGCACATCCGCCAGTCTGAATAGCAGCGGCCAGTCCCGAGAGCCGATCACTGACCTCCAATTCTGTCATCCAAGTCTCTCCCAAGAAGCTTCGGACAACGGGCAACCTGGAACACCTCGAGTCCTGTAACACATCCGCACCTGTTGTGCGGCGAAACACAACAGGACCAAGCTTTCTCGACCGGCCAGGCGATAGAGCCTTGGCAGCCCGTAGCTCAGGTCTGGCACAACACGTCGTCGTCTTTGCCTCTTGTCTCTTGTTGCTCGTCTCACTGGTCTCGTCTCGGGTGGGTGAACAACGAAGGATCCCATTCGGTGACCACTCCTGGGAGCTCCCGGTCTCAATAAAACGCACCTTTACAGGTCACATGAGCCCTTGACATCCCGGGGTAGATGTGGTATGTAGAGATGGATCTAGCACCATCTGCGCAATACCACATGGTACTGCTCCCGTTGGACTCCCATCTCCCGCTACTCTGCCGCCGACACTATTACTACCTCCACGCTGGACTACCGACCGCTgccgcccccaccaccaccaccaatggccactgccatcaacatcatcaccatcgtcggCAAGCTGCCTTGCTCGGATGTGCCTTTACACCATCTACCACCCGCCCTACTCCCGCTACAGATTGGCCTTGCAGAAACAAAGacggcagcaacggcagaTGACCCCACCACTGATGGCAGCGGGCGGTCCTTGGGTTGTCTTGGGAAGTCTTGGAACGAAGGTCCAGCTTCTGCCGCCAAGGTGCTAATCAGTGGGGCTGCCGTCAGCGAGGTCTTGTGAGGGCAAGCCACCGTCCCCCGGAACCGTCCCCGTAGGTTTACCGGTAGAGTCACTTCCCTTCTCTACAGATACAGGAGAGGGGGGCATTGGAAAGCGGCCAGTGAACTAACTGATGATGGAGCAACAGCTACCTATCCACTTGCTACCGCCACAAGCAGAAGGTGAGACTGCCCGTGCCTGTACATACGGAGGGCGGGAGGTCTCCGTAATCTCTTCAGGGTCTCTTTTGCCAAGTGTCTTGTCTCGGACACAGGGCTGgctgggaggagagagagagagaggcaagGCATTTGTTACTTGACTGGTATGCAAAAAGCCCCGATATCAAACAACCGCCCGGCACCTTTTACATACACCGTCTGTGTacctctcgctctctccgTCAATTCCATTCCGGGATATGAGCTCATCTATTATCGCGTTGCTGTCGGAATATCCGGGAGTCCGCCCGCCCTTCTTCGTATGTGTATTGGAAATCAAAACATTGTCCAGCCATCCATCCAGCATGTGCTACCGACGAAGAACAAGGTCGGTCCAACAAGGAAACGCACAAGAGATCCATGACGATGCTTGGGGCTTCGGCacggtggtgggctgggctTTTGCGGGACAAGACTCGAAAACCGACTTGGCAAAATGAGACGTACACTACGCTACGCTATCAAGCAACAAAGTTGAGGTTTAGATAGAGTGATCTTCAAGGCTTGCTTGAACCTATAAGGATGGGAGAGCCTCCTTGGGCATGCGGCTTGCATATGCATGCCTCtttctcacacacacacattcaCGTTTACAATTCAATCTCGTCACGACGTACAACTTGGGGGGAAATGGGAAGGAGATAGCCCGAACGGCCGACAACATCCGAAGATGGAAAAAAACGTGTTGTTGTACAAAGCTAGAGCTTATTACAGGACTCCTCTATCCACCGCATcatcggcggcggaggcggcggggtagcatggaggggaggggaggggtgtgagGTGAATTGTGTGGTTCCAGATCTCTCTctgtgggttggtggtggtggttggtgcgtgggtgggtttgggctTTGCTAGCAAGTGTCCATCCGGAGGCCTCCCTCTCAAAACTCCTCTTTGTGAGAGAGGgactccatcaccacaccgcATCATTCTTTGACGAGAAGGGAAAAACGTGGACAATTGTTGCGTTCCACTGCTTgacaccttttttttcttaaaGGTTTCAGTTTGTCATCTCCGGCTTGGCTCTTTTTTGATGgagtgagggaggggggaaaaagTCTTTGGGGGAGGGTCTTTGATGGATGAACATGCATGCATGCAAGACTTTGATAGTGGTTTTAGAGCTGGGAAAAGACTTTTTCTTGAGAGTAATAAGAAGAATTGTGTAGAGCATGAGTCGCTTACGGCGACATAATTTCTAGACGAGGTTGGTCTTCAGTACCTTATTGGTAGAATGCCTCTTGGGCACCCAATTCATATCTCCCAGCCCTACCTGACTTGAGCCTGTGTAAAACAcacctaggtaggtacccAAAGTAACACCGAGCAACCCGTACATTGTGAGAAATGTCGGTACTTGAATAGACGCCGGCCCAGGTTGATAGGGTTCGACTACTTGTCAAACGCAATATACAAATGCACATGGTCAATAGAGTAAGCAATGCAAGTTGCTCCACCAAGCCTAGAAAAAAGGAATCTCTTAGATGACTGGCAACTCGGACCACCTCCCCACATATTGTATAAGCTAGGTCACCTGACCACTCCCAAATCGGCCAAGGCTTACTTTGCCACTAGGCCTAATTTGATAGCACTTCCAAATTTCTTCCAAGTTTCGGAATTTGAGCATGAAGTTCACCACCGAGGCTACACTCTCGAATTAAAGGCACGACACCACTAcataagtatattataagtGGTATGTATCTATGCTTTTTTACTACTGAAAAAGCCTATTACACTTGCATGTACTTTAATTGAGTGTAGTGCAACTAAGTCGCAATTGAATGAGTGTCGTAGTGTGTGCGCCTAACTAATTCGTCTACTGCAAATACTCAACCACCACGCAATTGTCCGTGCGGGGTACCATACTAATGTAGGTGTAGCTGCCATCTGCCGGCTCAGCCTCCGGCTTGCCATGTAGCGCAAAATCAGGCTGGAAATTGCAAGGCGGAGCTTTGTatgaggaaaaaaaaagaaatcgTGGTAGATTTGATTGGGCCTGGGAATCGGCTTGGAGGTAAACCGAGGTGAAGCCAAACTCCTGTAGGTAGAAGTGGTCCGCACGGATAATTTTGTGTTGGTTGGATATTTGCGGTAGTTTGATTGGCTGGCTAATTGATTGAATTGATCGCTGGTCTGTACAGCTAGTGGTGAGGTGGTCCGAGTTGCCAGTCAGTTAAAAAAGTCCGAAAAAAGAAGTTCAGATCTCACTTTCAGAGATGTGTACGTACCTTCTAAATACTCCGTTACACAACCTCAATCGGCATGGAGTTCGGGCATGGGGGGAACCGCCCTTCCAGCTTACCTTGCGTCAGAGACAAGTTAGGCGCCGCCGGCCTTGTGCATAACTTGCTCTTCTCGACTGGTAGGTATTTGGCTTCTGCTCCTGTATGCAGGACCTCGGAGGTGAAAAGTCTTGAATCATCAAAAAGTCAACAGGGATAAGTTGGTACCCAGACATCCTTAGCTCCCCCAAGACTTTGGGCATCCCTCTTATTAggcgagagcgagagagagaaaagaaaaagagactCGTGAATTAAACCTGATCATCTTGTCGGACTATGAGATATGCAGGCGAGCTTGGAATCTGCGCTACCTATACTACCATCCAAAAACAGGTGGGTATAAAGCACCTTGCTATGTCTATCCCAAGCAGCTTCCTAAACATATACATGAGCTGGGTAAACAAACAGTGTACCATCCTACACCAGACCCAAAAGCAGCATATAGCTCGTCCCCCTATCCCGAGTACAATAGGTCGAGATCGACATCAAACCGGCCACCCCTGGAGCTACATCAAACACATGTGTGGTCGTCATTGTGCATATCAGTCCCCTACCTGGGAGAGCGGAAAAGGTGAGGGGGAGCTTCCCTCGGACGGGGCAACACGACAGCATTTCACATGtcacctcacccacctcatcaGGCCATCTCACCAATTGCACGACCACCGCAGCAATACGTACCGTACCATACCAGCATCAGCATATCAAACTCCACACCGCCAGTAAGAATCACCTTCACCATATGTTCTATGCATATGGCTCGTATAAAACAACCCAGTCATAATCTTCCTGTCACCAGCGACGTGTGTTACTTCATGATAACAACCATCTTGCTTTCAAATCCATATCGTATTAAAGATCGCTGTCCGAAGCTGGTACCATATAGTAGTAGCACCCTGCTTACTTCCCCAGAAACATACCACACAAGCCGAAAAGCCGCTTATCACCGCTCTCCATTCCTGCCGTGGCTCTTATCTCCAGGGAAACCGGCGATCCTCCAAACTACCTCGGGGTATACTCGGCCGCCGGCCAGTCTTGTCTTTCCTCGACCGGACTTTTCGGAggccctttttttcttaaaTGTTTCCCTCCGTTCCATACCGTCTACCCGCCGTGCGCGTTGTCATGGTATGTGCTGCATATCGTGCCTCCCTTTCaggcaaagaaaaaaaaagaaaaaaaaagctttcCATTTTGACGCCTGATATGCAATGCTGCAAACCACAGAAAAGGTACCTTGCGTGCGTTAATCCACCCCGCCCATCCAGCTCCCTGCTTTTGTCTTTCCGTTACCGTGCCCTACATAAATCCCCGGTGAGATGTACACAGCAGACTGGGTATCAGTATGACCCAATGGAGAAATATCCATTTTGTGTCATTCCCATCTCAGCCGAAACCCCTGGTCCCTGCGGTGTGATATTGCTCCTTCATGCATAAGTGCGCGAGAGGTTGCGGAGATACCAATCAACGAGCTTGCGGCCCATCTTTGCCTCCGAGATATGGATAAGGTCCTGCATGATGAAGTCAGCATATGCCTTGTCTTGAGATGAACAACCAACAAAAGATCAAAACTTACACCTTGGAGAGCATAGTCGAGGTCGCTGGTGTTAACCCACTCGCCCTCCAAAAGAGCACCCTCGTTCCACCGGATCTGCTTGTTGCGCTGCTTGTTAACAAGCAGGATAGAACGGAGCTCCTCGGGCTTGACGTCGAGAAAACCAGCCAGCTTCTTGAGGTCCATGGTGGTGTAAAGACGGAGGTAAgacttgatggtggggttgaaCATGTTGGTCTTAACCTCCTCCATGAAGATGGAAAGATGGTGCTCAATGGGGTCGATGTTGCTCTCCGGGGCATCAAAGTTGGGAGGTACGGGAGAGATGAACTTGGGGCACGCAGTGCGGAAGAGCTCCTcgaagacggggagggacTCGGGGCCGCCACGCTGGAGCTTCAGGAGCTGCTCGCCGTACTTCTCACGGAGGGCGGTGTGAATGCTGTCATCCAGACGAGTGGGCTGGAAGGCGACGCAGATGGCGATGAGAGCGAGCATCTGGTCgctcttcttgttgatgttATCGTACTGCGCGTTCTTCTGGAAGTTCTTGGTCCTGGAGACGTAGATCAAGATGTGGCTGAACATGCGGAGAGCGTCGGCGTAGCGGCGCATCATCATGTAAGAGAAACCCACATAGTAGTATGTGGTGAAGTGGGCAGCCATGACACGGGCGAACATGGCCTTCTTGTTGAGCTCAATGTCGTCGAGAGTCTTAAGCGCGAGGCTGAAGTCACCGAGAAGGCAGTGGACCCGGAGGAGGCCAATGATCGAGAAGTAGCCCAACATCTTGTAAAGGGCCTTGGATCCGTAGGGACCGGCGACAAGGGCGGCATCCTCACCGCGCTTGGTAGCCTGGAGCTGTTCCTGGATCTGAGACTTCTGGATCAAGGAGTAGAGAACGTTGAGCACGCTGTAGCAACCCCAGGTGTTTGGGTTCTCCTTGAGAAGctgagcctcctcctcgttgtTTCCCTGCCGCGCGATCCTCGCCCGGTATGTGGAGAATGTGTTGAACTGGTAAATGAATTCATCAATCACATCCCAGGCCCAGTAGTACTACCCTCAGTATCAACGTCAGCTTGTTGGCCCTCAACATGTAATCCACAACCCATTTCGGCTGAGGTATAGTGCAAACTGACCGATGGAGGCTCGAGATCGACGGGGCCTTCCGAATTAAGGATGTAGTGGAACAAGCTGCAGTAGTTGTCGTAGCTTGAGAACTTGGCCTCGAGCGTCGCCTGATAATCCAAGGGCTGAGCGGCCTGGAGTAACCGGGCCTGGAGATCGTCGGCAGCCTGGGCAAGGGCAGCCTGGTCGAGGCCGTCCAAATCGTCGTCCTGTCCGTATTGGACCTGCTCCTGGTAGTCGGCGACGagggcctcctcctcaacatcgcTATCGTCCTCCATGGCCCGGATAGGGGCCATACCCTGCTGGAAGGCGCTCATGATTTCGAACTCGTGACAGACAAACTCGGAACTGTAAATCGACGGGTCGGTTTGCGGGGGGTTCGTCGGGGCGGTGGTAGGGTCGCGGGTGGATGGACtggtttgtggtggtggtggtggccgtcaGTCGCAAAAGACCCAGAAATGGTTTGCTGCCGGGGGTGGGGCTCAATTTTTTGTGCTTGAGGGGCTGCCGTTGGACAAAGCGGTGAATTTTGATATGGCGGCTGCAGCGCCGGTTTAGGGTTTGGTGTGTAAGTAAGCAATTAAACAGTATTGGCAGAATTGTTGGTGGCTTTAGCTGCATAAGCTCCGATTGGTGCATTTTTGTCGATCGCTTTGATGCAACTGTGATGAATCACTTTGAATCAAGCTGCACAGCATGAGCTTCGCCGCAGCGAAGAGTCACCGGTGTAATCTCAGGCCATTTTCACAATTATATAGCTTCCTTACGTCAACAACTTTAGAATGAAGATATCTCGAGCTCACATGTGCTTACAAACAGCTTGCCATTCAGTTCTTGGCCCCACCTGTGACAGACCGATTCTCCCAGTTTTCTGAAGGGGCTTGGT encodes the following:
- a CDS encoding hypothetical protein (COG:T; EggNog:ENOG503P0U8), encoding MAGKTFKKNVAGLISSSKAAKSPDSDVSPRTTTTTTTTSKAPTDYFAANISPPQSPQTSPGATIPFPPLVTASSGASTNTFTSSSNSAEDGVDDLRQASNASSNRPGVASRKSSTASVTFRPPRNPSLPQGAHRKTDIKTRLREASPEPVKFRSHVGFDNLPVGEATKNNPASLTLHAKHDGYQASRRSRTFMVGLDEHSYSDYALVWLLTNMVDDGDEVICVRVVETPFRVDKNYKEDAEKLLQSIQEKNEHNRAIKLVLEYAVGKLHDTFQQLLSMYNPSMLVVGTKGRSMGGIQGLVNTRNSFSKYCLQYIPIPVVVVRPDEKRAKKKEKRSHDPSRQSYAQMLAYNSGKHEADSETSSIYELEKAISADEEAHRVAAAIGLPARFDPTIKPYNPKGSNSRRSSPSALATPSSAGTASISPSPAAPVNESDNDDNEDDDNNDDSGDDDDDFEVEAVSSTPHLNGARKQTEIIKEQEQKKRLHDMEVGEAAALLKSTKVDEEDDDDESQDRTSG
- a CDS encoding hypothetical protein (EggNog:ENOG503NV6Y; COG:J; COG:K) gives rise to the protein MSAFQQGMAPIRAMEDDSDVEEEALVADYQEQVQYGQDDDLDGLDQAALAQAADDLQARLLQAAQPLDYQATLEAKFSSYDNYCSLFHYILNSEGPVDLEPPSYYWAWDVIDEFIYQFNTFSTYRARIARQGNNEEEAQLLKENPNTWGCYSVLNVLYSLIQKSQIQEQLQATKRGEDAALVAGPYGSKALYKMLGYFSIIGLLRVHCLLGDFSLALKTLDDIELNKKAMFARVMAAHFTTYYYVGFSYMMMRRYADALRMFSHILIYVSRTKNFQKNAQYDNINKKSDQMLALIAICVAFQPTRLDDSIHTALREKYGEQLLKLQRGGPESLPVFEELFRTACPKFISPVPPNFDAPESNIDPIEHHLSIFMEEVKTNMFNPTIKSYLRLYTTMDLKKLAGFLDVKPEELRSILLVNKQRNKQIRWNEGALLEGEWVNTSDLDYALQGDLIHISEAKMGRKLVDWYLRNLSRTYA